In Deltaproteobacteria bacterium, a single window of DNA contains:
- a CDS encoding RluA family pseudouridine synthase: MAVERKRVELPAEQAAERVDKLIVDALNLSRARAKKLFDEGLVRKNGKRVRKGEMAAGGDVLEVELPPEDAVVPATVAPEPQPELALGIAYEDASVVVLDKPSGMPSHPLQPGERGTAANFLVARFPECVAANPAAPREAGLVHRLDTETSGLLAAARTPEAHQALRAAFAARAVDKHYLAAVTGPLADEGEIELPVAHHPKDERKMIALGSEDEAKRLKAREARTSFRVLQRKGDASLLEVRIDTGVMHQIRVHLSAIGAPILGDALYGGPAIPGLKRHFLHAARLAFTSPAKGERVEIESALPAELQDAWDALKAE; encoded by the coding sequence ATGGCCGTGGAACGCAAGCGCGTCGAATTGCCCGCCGAGCAGGCGGCCGAGCGTGTCGACAAGCTGATTGTCGACGCCCTGAACCTCTCGCGCGCCCGGGCGAAGAAGCTCTTCGACGAGGGGCTGGTCCGCAAGAACGGCAAGCGCGTGCGCAAGGGCGAGATGGCCGCCGGCGGCGACGTGCTCGAGGTGGAGCTGCCGCCCGAGGACGCGGTCGTGCCTGCCACGGTGGCGCCGGAGCCGCAGCCGGAGCTCGCGTTGGGCATCGCCTACGAGGACGCATCCGTCGTGGTCCTCGACAAGCCCTCGGGCATGCCCTCGCACCCCTTGCAGCCTGGCGAGCGTGGGACGGCCGCGAACTTCCTGGTCGCCCGCTTCCCCGAGTGTGTGGCCGCGAACCCTGCGGCGCCGCGCGAGGCGGGGCTGGTGCACCGGCTGGATACCGAGACCAGCGGGCTCCTCGCCGCCGCGCGCACGCCTGAGGCCCACCAGGCGCTCCGGGCGGCCTTCGCGGCGCGAGCCGTGGACAAGCACTATTTGGCGGCCGTGACAGGCCCCTTGGCCGACGAAGGCGAGATCGAGCTGCCCGTGGCCCACCATCCCAAAGACGAGCGGAAGATGATCGCGCTCGGCTCCGAGGACGAGGCCAAGCGGCTCAAGGCCCGCGAGGCGCGCACGAGCTTCCGGGTGCTGCAGCGCAAGGGCGATGCCTCGCTGCTCGAGGTGCGCATCGACACCGGCGTGATGCACCAGATCCGCGTGCACCTGTCCGCGATCGGCGCGCCGATCCTGGGCGACGCGCTCTACGGCGGGCCGGCGATTCCAGGGCTCAAGCGACACTTCCTGCACGCGGCGCGGCTGGCGTTCACCAGTCCGGCCAAGGGCGAGCGCGTGGAGATCGAGAGCGCGCTCCCGGCGGAGCTGCAGGACGCGTGGGATGCGCTGAAGGCCGAATAG
- a CDS encoding protein kinase: MVRERGGAPPATSRDREASSLGVSFGRYQLLKKLAAGGMAEVYLARQSGLEGFEKLVVIKRILPHLAGDEEFVQMFLNEARIAARFNHANIVQIYDLGKMEETYFIGMEYVHGEDLGRVMRKAWNAGTWIPPQLALRVIAQACEGLHYAHTKADDSGQPLNVVHRDISPQNILVSFDGGVKVVDFGIAKAADSASNTRSGTLKGKYAYMSSEQAQGKAVDARTDVFALGLVLYELLTGVRPLKRDTDIQTLQAALQCEIEPPSKVASISDTLDPLIMKALTRRADDRYNSARDFQLAIEDYLVQNQLAASSVHLSEFMKTLFADRLDEEKREGRPMPSVQLATESQQSFPAINAAPSTGPVPAPKAQSWEAPPGRRDSGEGQRRSTRSALAAQAPAPAPEELEEEDADDGPTTQEFVEPPRRKTGQQRRATGEQPRRTSGEGTPRKTSGGVPAVRQRTRSSASVAASGMPDAPPRTSGESRIKDESWKDSNKPQPRTTERKGSPLPLLIVVLALGAGGFMFRADILRVINGTKGTASATNGTGAPLATTTLTLLTDRAVSVEINGEVVGTTPIRNYPVKPGNVAVHYFDPGQGIDKTVTYAIREGDAAQHREDFEITRVQFKADRAIQADVFLNGKNIGTTNAAPLNLAVGEYEFEAKADNGTLVGTAHAKLKKDTINFVTFTLHRQ; encoded by the coding sequence ATGGTCCGTGAAAGAGGCGGCGCGCCTCCAGCGACCTCCCGCGATCGGGAGGCGAGTTCGCTGGGTGTGTCGTTCGGCCGCTACCAGCTTTTGAAGAAGCTCGCCGCCGGCGGCATGGCCGAGGTGTACCTCGCCCGCCAGTCCGGCCTCGAGGGCTTCGAGAAGCTCGTCGTCATCAAGCGCATCCTCCCGCACCTCGCGGGCGACGAAGAGTTCGTGCAGATGTTCTTGAACGAGGCGCGCATCGCCGCCCGCTTCAATCACGCGAACATCGTCCAGATCTACGACCTCGGGAAGATGGAGGAGACGTACTTCATTGGCATGGAGTACGTGCACGGCGAGGACCTCGGCCGTGTGATGCGCAAGGCCTGGAACGCCGGCACCTGGATCCCGCCGCAGCTCGCGCTCCGCGTGATCGCCCAGGCCTGCGAGGGCCTGCACTACGCCCACACCAAGGCCGACGACTCCGGCCAGCCGCTCAACGTCGTCCACCGCGACATCTCGCCGCAAAACATTCTGGTTTCATTCGACGGCGGCGTGAAGGTCGTGGACTTCGGCATCGCCAAGGCCGCCGACTCCGCCAGCAACACGCGCTCGGGCACGCTCAAGGGCAAGTACGCGTACATGTCGTCGGAGCAGGCCCAGGGCAAGGCCGTGGACGCGCGCACCGACGTGTTCGCGCTCGGGCTGGTGCTCTACGAGCTCCTCACCGGCGTGCGCCCGCTCAAGCGCGATACCGACATCCAGACCTTGCAGGCCGCGCTGCAGTGCGAGATCGAGCCGCCGTCGAAGGTGGCCAGCATCAGCGACACGCTCGATCCGCTGATCATGAAGGCGCTCACGCGGCGCGCCGACGATCGCTACAACTCCGCGCGCGACTTCCAGCTCGCCATCGAGGACTACCTCGTCCAGAACCAGCTCGCGGCGAGCTCGGTGCACCTCTCCGAGTTCATGAAGACGCTCTTCGCCGACCGGCTCGACGAGGAGAAGCGCGAGGGCCGGCCGATGCCGTCGGTGCAGCTGGCCACGGAGTCGCAGCAGAGCTTCCCGGCGATCAACGCGGCGCCCAGCACCGGCCCCGTGCCCGCGCCCAAGGCCCAGTCCTGGGAAGCGCCGCCGGGTCGTCGCGACTCGGGCGAGGGTCAGCGTCGGAGCACGCGTTCTGCGCTCGCGGCCCAGGCGCCCGCGCCGGCGCCGGAAGAGCTCGAGGAGGAGGACGCCGACGACGGGCCGACGACGCAGGAGTTCGTCGAGCCGCCGCGTCGCAAGACCGGCCAGCAGCGGCGCGCCACCGGAGAGCAGCCGCGTCGCACCAGCGGCGAAGGTACGCCGCGCAAGACCTCGGGCGGCGTGCCGGCGGTGCGCCAGCGCACGCGGAGCTCGGCGAGCGTGGCCGCGAGCGGAATGCCGGACGCGCCGCCGCGGACGTCAGGTGAGTCGCGCATCAAGGACGAGTCCTGGAAGGACTCCAACAAGCCCCAGCCGCGCACGACCGAGCGCAAGGGCAGCCCGCTGCCGCTGCTCATCGTGGTGCTCGCGTTGGGCGCGGGCGGCTTCATGTTCCGCGCGGACATCCTCAGGGTCATCAACGGCACCAAGGGCACGGCTTCCGCGACCAACGGTACCGGCGCGCCCCTCGCCACCACCACGCTCACGCTGCTCACGGATCGCGCGGTGTCCGTCGAAATCAACGGCGAGGTGGTGGGCACCACGCCGATTCGTAACTATCCGGTTAAGCCCGGAAACGTGGCGGTGCACTACTTCGACCCGGGCCAGGGCATCGACAAGACCGTCACCTACGCCATCCGCGAGGGCGACGCCGCGCAGCACCGCGAGGACTTCGAGATCACCCGCGTGCAATTCAAGGCCGATCGCGCCATCCAGGCCGACGTGTTCTTGAACGGCAAGAACATCGGCACCACCAACGCGGCGCCGCTGAACCTCGCAGTCGGCGAGTACGAGTTCGAAGCCAAGGCCGACAACGGCACGCTCGTGGGCACCGCGCACGCCAAGCTCAAGAAGGACACGATCAACTTCGTGACCTTCACGCTGCACCGGCAGTGA
- the dksA gene encoding RNA polymerase-binding protein DksA produces MNQKDLKRFKKMLEESKRELLKSAKKTLMEESNFDTDDLPDEIDLASSEYTQSMVFRLRDREKFLLKKIDKALQRIEDGTFGVCERCDEEISVKRLEARPVTTLCIRCKEEQEKKEKSYG; encoded by the coding sequence GTGAATCAGAAGGACCTGAAGCGTTTCAAGAAGATGCTCGAGGAGAGCAAGCGCGAGCTGCTCAAGAGCGCGAAGAAGACCCTCATGGAGGAGTCGAACTTCGACACCGACGACCTCCCGGACGAGATCGACCTGGCGTCCAGCGAGTACACCCAGTCGATGGTGTTCCGCCTGCGCGACCGCGAGAAGTTCCTCCTCAAGAAGATCGACAAGGCGCTCCAGCGCATCGAGGACGGCACCTTCGGCGTCTGCGAGCGCTGCGACGAGGAGATCTCCGTGAAGCGCCTCGAGGCGCGCCCGGTGACCACCCTCTGCATCCGCTGCAAGGAAGAGCAGGAGAAGAAGGAGAAGAGCTACGGCTGA
- a CDS encoding transcriptional repressor encodes MSRSDLEQPMRMNETEVATRLERLAERCRDAGLAVTPQRLAIYRALLRSESHPDAEALYEAVRTEIPNLSLATVYKNLEALQQLGIIRELTPLHETARFDANLDHHHHLVCTACKAVLDLYDADLDGLQLPPTRLKGFKVSNIRVQVEGLCPECARKQRA; translated from the coding sequence ATGTCGAGAAGCGATCTGGAGCAGCCCATGCGCATGAACGAGACCGAGGTGGCCACGCGCCTCGAGCGGCTCGCCGAGCGCTGCCGCGACGCCGGCCTGGCCGTGACGCCGCAGCGCCTGGCGATCTACCGCGCCCTGCTGCGCTCCGAGTCGCACCCCGACGCCGAGGCGCTCTACGAGGCCGTGCGCACCGAGATTCCCAACCTGTCGCTGGCGACGGTCTACAAGAACCTCGAGGCGCTGCAGCAGCTGGGCATCATTCGCGAGCTCACGCCGCTGCACGAGACGGCCCGCTTCGACGCGAACCTGGATCACCACCACCATCTGGTGTGCACCGCCTGCAAGGCCGTGCTCGACCTCTACGACGCCGACCTCGACGGCCTGCAGCTCCCGCCCACCCGACTCAAGGGCTTCAAGGTCTCGAACATCCGCGTGCAGGTGGAGGGGCTCTGCCCCGAGTGCGCGCGGAAGCAGCGCGCTTGA
- a CDS encoding SpoIID/LytB domain-containing protein translates to MRLAVVLALMAISLPAWAEEQVRIAVAEDLASADISGSALELSPWTDEPSFTPLHRDLVHVGLKKGALTLDGKPAGEALRIQAHAGLLKVHGFAVRGTVDIKATPKGLLVVNAIPLEDYLAAVLGGEMPPVFPEEALKAQAVAARTYAIQRKLDAYGHAYHLGATVLSQVYGGAGREDARTRAAVQATAGQILTFDLAPIEAYFHASCGGKTESGKAALGRDLPYLRPVSCPCTEDPKTSWSLELPDRVVSKDFHVDADDLKVAVRSTTGRALALTDGAHRIDAVTFRRVLGYDKVKSLGFVIEHAGDKLELKGRGLGHGAGLCQIGAKVLAEKGWGYQRILEHYYPGAVIQRMY, encoded by the coding sequence ATGCGGCTGGCGGTGGTGCTGGCGTTGATGGCGATTTCGCTTCCGGCGTGGGCCGAGGAGCAGGTGCGCATCGCCGTGGCCGAAGACCTGGCCAGCGCCGACATCAGCGGCAGCGCGCTCGAGCTCTCGCCTTGGACAGACGAGCCCTCGTTCACCCCATTGCACCGCGACCTGGTGCACGTGGGCTTGAAGAAGGGCGCGCTCACCCTCGACGGCAAGCCGGCCGGTGAGGCGCTGCGCATCCAGGCGCACGCGGGCCTGCTCAAGGTGCACGGCTTTGCGGTGCGCGGGACCGTCGACATCAAGGCGACGCCCAAGGGCCTGCTCGTCGTCAACGCGATCCCGCTCGAGGACTACCTCGCGGCCGTGCTCGGCGGCGAGATGCCGCCGGTGTTCCCGGAAGAGGCGCTCAAGGCGCAAGCCGTGGCCGCGCGGACCTACGCCATCCAGCGCAAGCTCGACGCCTACGGCCACGCGTACCACCTCGGCGCGACGGTGCTCAGTCAGGTCTACGGCGGTGCGGGCCGCGAGGACGCGCGCACCCGAGCGGCCGTGCAGGCGACCGCCGGGCAGATCCTGACCTTCGATCTCGCGCCCATCGAGGCCTACTTCCACGCGAGCTGCGGCGGAAAGACGGAGAGCGGCAAGGCCGCGCTCGGACGCGATCTGCCGTACCTGCGGCCCGTGAGCTGTCCGTGCACGGAGGACCCGAAGACGTCGTGGTCGCTGGAGCTGCCGGATCGGGTGGTGTCGAAGGACTTTCACGTGGACGCGGATGACCTGAAGGTCGCCGTGCGGTCGACCACCGGCCGCGCGCTCGCGCTCACCGACGGCGCGCATCGCATCGACGCGGTCACCTTCCGCCGCGTGCTCGGCTACGACAAGGTGAAGAGCCTGGGCTTCGTGATCGAGCACGCGGGCGACAAGCTGGAGCTGAAGGGCCGCGGCCTCGGCCACGGCGCCGGCTTGTGCCAGATCGGCGCGAAGGTGCTCGCGGAGAAGGGCTGGGGCTACCAGCGGATTCTCGAGCACTACTATCCCGGCGCTGTCATTCAACGCATGTACTGA
- a CDS encoding KamA family radical SAM protein, which produces MPTHPIDPTAPWSAFGGTAEQWADWRWQQRNSIKTLAQLEKHLELTDDERRGVDETAKIFRLGISPYYLSLCDAKHPFCPVRMQAVPTRAEARINEGELEDPLGEDKHRPVPAIVHRYPDRVLFLALDRCSVYCRHCTRRRMTGSDETDLGKDEIAQGIEYVRAHPEVRDVLISGGDPFLLATQKLEGILAGLRAIPHVQMIRIGTRVPVCLPQRVDAELCDAIRKHHPVFVVTHFNHPKELTPEAKAASARLVDAGIPVENQCVLLRRVNSTARTMKELSHRLLMTRVRPYYMHQADVAEGIEHLRTPLAKGVEILEQLRGHTSGLAVPHLAIDLPGGGGKVTLQPNYLLAIGEKEATFRNYRNEIYRYPEPAERDCSCPYDEIFYGQ; this is translated from the coding sequence ATGCCCACGCACCCCATCGATCCGACGGCGCCCTGGAGCGCGTTTGGCGGCACGGCCGAGCAGTGGGCGGATTGGCGCTGGCAGCAGCGCAACTCGATCAAGACCCTGGCCCAGCTCGAGAAGCACCTGGAGCTGACCGACGACGAGCGCCGCGGCGTCGACGAGACGGCCAAGATCTTCCGGCTGGGCATCAGCCCGTACTACCTGTCGCTCTGCGACGCGAAGCACCCGTTCTGTCCGGTGCGCATGCAGGCCGTACCCACGCGGGCCGAGGCGCGCATCAACGAGGGCGAGCTCGAGGATCCGCTCGGCGAGGACAAGCACCGTCCCGTGCCGGCGATCGTGCACCGCTATCCGGATCGCGTGCTGTTCCTGGCGCTGGATCGCTGCAGCGTCTACTGCCGGCACTGCACGCGCCGGCGCATGACCGGCTCCGACGAGACCGACCTCGGCAAGGACGAGATCGCCCAGGGCATCGAGTACGTGCGCGCGCATCCCGAAGTCCGCGACGTGCTGATTTCAGGCGGCGATCCATTCCTGCTCGCGACGCAGAAGCTCGAAGGCATCCTGGCCGGGCTGCGCGCCATTCCGCACGTGCAGATGATCCGCATCGGCACGCGGGTGCCGGTGTGTTTGCCCCAGCGCGTGGACGCCGAGCTCTGCGACGCCATCCGGAAGCACCACCCGGTCTTCGTGGTCACGCACTTCAACCATCCGAAAGAGCTCACGCCCGAGGCGAAGGCGGCCAGCGCGCGGCTCGTCGACGCGGGCATTCCCGTGGAGAACCAGTGCGTGCTCTTGCGCCGCGTGAACTCCACCGCGCGCACGATGAAGGAGCTCTCGCACCGGCTGCTGATGACGCGCGTGCGGCCGTACTACATGCACCAGGCCGACGTGGCCGAGGGCATCGAGCACCTGCGCACGCCGCTGGCCAAGGGCGTGGAGATCCTCGAGCAGCTGCGCGGGCACACAAGCGGGCTGGCCGTGCCGCACCTGGCGATCGATCTGCCTGGCGGCGGCGGCAAGGTCACGCTGCAGCCGAACTACCTCTTGGCGATCGGCGAGAAGGAAGCGACGTTCCGCAACTACCGGAACGAGATATATCGCTATCCGGAGCCGGCCGAGCGCGACTGCAGCTGCCCGTACGACGAGATCTTCTACGGTCAGTAG
- a CDS encoding SMI1/KNR4 family protein has product MRPPPDLHRRVDRARVEACLERLGVEVPRDFRDFYLRYEGAFGSSATGFELLDLCERSPSIESSTNEVHQVHGWPARYLVLTTYVGNGVLVLDCETASVFDVDFEGSDRELLQGKLAPRWKSFGDFLEFFFAA; this is encoded by the coding sequence GTGCGCCCGCCTCCCGATTTGCACCGTCGAGTCGATCGAGCTCGTGTCGAGGCGTGTCTAGAGCGGCTTGGCGTCGAAGTGCCGAGGGACTTTCGCGACTTCTACCTTCGGTACGAAGGCGCGTTTGGAAGCTCAGCAACGGGCTTCGAGTTGCTCGACCTTTGCGAACGTTCTCCGTCGATCGAGTCGAGTACGAACGAGGTCCATCAGGTGCACGGTTGGCCGGCGCGCTATCTGGTTCTGACGACGTACGTCGGAAACGGCGTGCTCGTCCTCGACTGCGAGACGGCCTCCGTCTTCGACGTGGACTTCGAGGGCTCCGATCGTGAGCTGCTCCAAGGCAAGCTCGCGCCTCGGTGGAAATCGTTCGGCGATTTTCTCGAGTTCTTCTTCGCAGCGTAG
- a CDS encoding choice-of-anchor D domain-containing protein, translating into MGATARVCLLGALGTLLWNGCSRDTLSQIQVAVRAEPLDFGPVEIGDVHHANLRVFNAGAAVLHLRRVNASPPFASAELNPPLEIPAGQVRDIAVDFSPDAEGPLQQTATIESDADQAQPVTLKGFGAKVLLSLGPTSLDFGAIPLGGSKTLSVMVHNAGNVGAQLRFDGYDAPDGTSFSSAPVHIPANGDAPLPITATATHLGAIESALHVRGCLTCQEQVVGLIAHGVASALDVSPELLNFGTVAVGANLSLPVSLSNAGTAPLNVTNLYLVATGDADFTLPATNPQPPFVLQPGAAPTTVMVNFAPTLASARSGTLRIISDDPATPSYDVVLQGNGDQVQTYVAPQAIDFGTVAVGMMATDNEVTIYNTSSTQTLTVTSANVTAGGLVFSGGFGMNSPVIQPGDHLSVPVMYYPQQPANDVGTLTIVTTDGTVNVSLKGEAVQLAPCTWSAQPPQLDFGTLAPGQIETLAVNLTNSGSNDCVFTSLTLSASTDPSFTLPDGPVASVLLHPGDWTTTRVTFNPSNVGTFAGSIQFFDSNPSSPIGTVPITGASATGCLTLSPEQVNFGSVPGTCPASTQTITATNTCTGNVDISSVTLGAGTNEFSITGGVTSAHTLAPGGAETFTVAYEPTDDSLDLRSFIVTTADGVAHTVGMQGVGVMTPTHTDTFSESSQAKVDVLFIVDNSGSMTDKQDKLAANFQQFLSSALANNVDFRIVVTTTGILPATGGWVQCPGGLSGGDDGHWFPEDNSSPRILTPQTPNLQAAFATNVHVGTCHWLEQGLESAKDGLSQPLVSEVDDPNTPLPNDGNAGFLRSDARLSMVIVGDADDQSPDTLQNYEQFFKDLKGDVPGQFVFSGIVTPDNKASTCPNGESSGDRYMQLARDTGGDVENICDSDWGAPLANIATASLGPVQSFPLSGHPSDPTQITVTVNGQPVTSGWSYDPTSNTVVFTQGSAPPTGSSVQITYPVGC; encoded by the coding sequence ATGGGCGCGACGGCACGGGTGTGCCTGCTTGGGGCACTGGGCACTCTCCTTTGGAACGGCTGCAGCCGCGACACGCTCAGCCAAATCCAGGTCGCAGTTCGCGCCGAGCCGCTCGACTTCGGCCCGGTCGAGATCGGCGACGTGCACCATGCCAACCTGCGCGTCTTCAATGCCGGCGCGGCGGTGCTGCACCTGCGGCGCGTCAACGCCTCGCCGCCATTCGCCAGCGCGGAGCTGAACCCGCCGCTCGAGATCCCCGCGGGACAGGTGCGCGACATCGCCGTCGACTTCTCACCGGACGCCGAAGGACCGCTGCAGCAGACCGCCACCATCGAGAGCGACGCGGATCAGGCCCAGCCGGTCACGCTCAAGGGCTTCGGCGCGAAGGTCTTGCTCAGCCTCGGGCCGACGTCGCTCGACTTCGGCGCCATTCCCCTCGGCGGCAGCAAGACGCTCTCGGTGATGGTGCACAACGCCGGCAACGTGGGCGCGCAGCTCCGCTTCGACGGCTATGACGCGCCGGACGGCACCTCCTTCAGCTCCGCGCCCGTGCACATCCCTGCCAACGGCGACGCGCCGCTGCCGATCACTGCGACCGCGACGCACCTCGGCGCCATCGAGAGCGCGCTGCACGTCCGCGGCTGCCTCACCTGCCAGGAGCAGGTGGTCGGGCTCATCGCGCACGGCGTGGCCAGCGCCCTCGACGTGAGCCCCGAGCTGCTCAACTTCGGCACGGTGGCGGTGGGCGCGAACTTGAGCTTGCCGGTGAGCCTCTCCAACGCCGGCACGGCGCCGCTGAATGTAACCAATTTGTATCTGGTTGCCACCGGCGACGCGGACTTCACGCTCCCGGCGACCAATCCGCAGCCGCCGTTCGTGCTCCAGCCGGGCGCCGCGCCGACGACCGTCATGGTGAACTTCGCGCCCACGTTGGCCAGCGCGCGCTCGGGCACGCTGCGCATCATCTCCGACGATCCCGCGACGCCGAGCTACGACGTGGTGCTCCAGGGTAACGGCGATCAGGTCCAGACCTATGTGGCCCCGCAAGCGATCGACTTCGGCACGGTCGCGGTTGGAATGATGGCCACGGACAATGAAGTCACCATCTACAACACCAGCAGCACGCAGACGCTCACCGTCACTTCCGCGAATGTGACCGCGGGTGGCTTGGTCTTCAGCGGCGGCTTCGGGATGAACAGCCCGGTGATTCAACCGGGCGACCATCTCAGCGTCCCGGTCATGTACTACCCGCAGCAGCCCGCCAACGACGTGGGCACGCTCACCATCGTCACCACCGACGGCACGGTGAACGTCTCGCTCAAGGGCGAAGCCGTCCAGCTCGCGCCGTGCACCTGGTCGGCGCAGCCTCCGCAGCTCGACTTCGGCACGCTCGCGCCCGGCCAGATCGAGACGCTCGCCGTGAACCTCACCAACAGCGGCAGCAACGACTGCGTCTTCACCAGCCTCACGCTCTCGGCCAGCACCGATCCGAGCTTCACGCTCCCGGACGGCCCGGTCGCGAGCGTGCTCCTGCACCCCGGCGACTGGACCACGACGCGCGTGACGTTCAACCCGAGCAACGTGGGCACCTTCGCCGGCTCGATTCAGTTCTTCGACTCGAATCCCTCGAGCCCCATCGGCACGGTGCCCATCACCGGCGCGTCCGCGACCGGCTGCCTCACGCTCTCGCCGGAGCAGGTGAACTTCGGCTCGGTGCCCGGCACGTGTCCCGCCTCGACGCAGACCATCACCGCCACCAACACCTGCACCGGCAACGTGGACATCTCCTCGGTGACGCTCGGCGCGGGCACGAACGAGTTCTCCATCACCGGCGGCGTCACCAGCGCGCACACGCTCGCGCCGGGCGGCGCGGAGACGTTCACCGTGGCCTACGAGCCCACCGACGACAGCCTCGATTTGCGGTCGTTCATCGTCACCACGGCCGATGGCGTGGCGCACACCGTGGGCATGCAGGGCGTGGGCGTGATGACTCCCACGCACACGGACACGTTCTCCGAGAGCTCACAGGCCAAGGTCGACGTGCTCTTCATCGTCGACAACTCGGGCTCCATGACTGACAAGCAGGACAAGCTCGCCGCGAACTTCCAGCAGTTCCTTTCGTCGGCGCTGGCCAACAACGTGGACTTCCGCATCGTGGTCACCACCACCGGCATCCTCCCCGCGACGGGCGGCTGGGTGCAGTGCCCCGGCGGCCTCTCCGGCGGCGACGACGGCCACTGGTTCCCCGAGGACAACAGCTCGCCGCGCATCCTCACGCCGCAGACGCCCAACCTCCAGGCGGCCTTCGCCACCAACGTGCACGTGGGCACCTGCCACTGGCTGGAGCAGGGCCTGGAGAGCGCCAAGGACGGCCTCTCGCAGCCGCTGGTCAGCGAGGTCGACGACCCGAACACGCCGCTCCCCAACGACGGCAACGCCGGCTTCCTGCGGAGCGACGCGCGGCTCTCGATGGTCATTGTGGGCGACGCCGACGACCAGAGCCCGGACACGCTCCAGAACTACGAGCAGTTCTTCAAGGACCTCAAGGGCGACGTGCCCGGGCAGTTCGTCTTCAGCGGCATCGTCACGCCGGACAACAAGGCCTCCACGTGCCCCAACGGCGAGTCGTCGGGCGATCGCTACATGCAGCTCGCGCGCGACACCGGCGGCGACGTGGAGAACATCTGCGACTCCGACTGGGGCGCGCCGCTGGCCAACATCGCCACCGCGTCGCTGGGGCCCGTGCAGAGCTTCCCGCTCTCGGGGCATCCCTCCGACCCGACGCAGATCACGGTCACGGTGAACGGCCAGCCGGTGACCTCGGGCTGGTCGTACGACCCCACCAGCAACACGGTGGTCTTCACCCAGGGCTCGGCGCCGCCCACGGGCTCGAGCGTGCAGATCACCTATCCGGTGGGTTGTTAA
- the queA gene encoding tRNA preQ1(34) S-adenosylmethionine ribosyltransferase-isomerase QueA: MKLSDFDFELPESQIAQQPLAQRDASRLLVLDRSKPELQHRAFAEIGEYLRPGDLLVANDAKVIPARLRGTKVATGGKAELLLCEALDEQQLRWRALGQASKPLRPGQRLRFEGGLEAEIEAPAGEGAYDVRLFADDIPSAIAKAGEIPLPPYIRRTPGADDLARYQTVYAARGTAAAAPTAGLHFTPALLEKLKAQGIGFAKLTLNVGPGTFLPVRTENILEHRMHAERFEIPEDTARAIDETRRAGKRVIAVGTTSLRAMEAAATDARTVRAGTASAQLFIYPGYTFKVIDALITNFHLPKSTLLMLVAALAGRERILAAYSEAVARGYRFFSYGDAMLIC; encoded by the coding sequence GTGAAGCTCTCCGACTTCGATTTCGAGCTGCCCGAGTCGCAGATCGCGCAGCAGCCGCTCGCCCAGCGCGACGCGTCGCGCTTGCTCGTGCTCGACCGGAGCAAGCCCGAGCTGCAGCACCGCGCCTTCGCGGAGATCGGCGAGTACCTGCGGCCCGGCGACCTGCTCGTGGCCAACGACGCCAAGGTGATTCCGGCTCGGCTGCGCGGGACGAAGGTCGCCACCGGCGGCAAGGCCGAGCTGCTGCTCTGCGAAGCGCTCGATGAGCAGCAGCTGCGTTGGCGAGCGCTGGGGCAGGCGTCGAAGCCGTTGCGTCCAGGTCAACGCCTGCGCTTCGAAGGCGGGCTCGAGGCCGAGATCGAAGCTCCGGCAGGCGAGGGCGCGTACGACGTCCGCTTGTTCGCCGACGACATCCCATCCGCGATTGCGAAGGCAGGCGAGATCCCGCTCCCGCCGTACATTCGCCGGACGCCAGGCGCCGATGACCTCGCACGCTACCAAACGGTCTACGCCGCTCGCGGCACCGCCGCCGCTGCGCCGACGGCCGGCTTGCATTTCACGCCAGCGCTCCTCGAGAAGCTGAAGGCGCAGGGGATTGGCTTCGCAAAGCTGACGCTGAACGTCGGCCCGGGGACGTTCCTGCCGGTGCGCACCGAGAACATCCTCGAGCACCGCATGCACGCCGAGCGCTTCGAGATCCCCGAGGACACCGCGCGCGCCATCGACGAGACGCGCCGCGCGGGCAAGCGCGTCATCGCCGTCGGAACGACGAGCTTGCGCGCGATGGAGGCCGCGGCCACCGACGCGCGTACCGTCCGTGCGGGCACCGCGAGCGCGCAGCTCTTCATCTATCCCGGCTACACCTTCAAGGTGATCGACGCGCTCATCACCAACTTCCACTTGCCCAAGTCGACGCTGCTCATGCTCGTGGCCGCGCTCGCGGGTCGGGAGCGGATCCTCGCGGCATATTCGGAAGCCGTCGCGCGCGGGTATCGCTTCTTCTCCTACGGCGACGCGATGCTCATCTGCTGA